One segment of Yersinia kristensenii DNA contains the following:
- a CDS encoding MyfA/PsaA family fimbrial adhesin yields MFGVELKATDKEIVSGKTTKAESIFYMVMTDPEDHKGWNVWPTGVSKGGQMSLEDGSHKVDLHTNNLTWAKDHWMINDSSERVEATFFVNAGNLLKPGEYVFSAYVEDFVN; encoded by the coding sequence GTGTTTGGAGTTGAACTCAAGGCTACTGATAAAGAGATTGTGTCGGGTAAGACGACTAAGGCTGAAAGTATTTTCTATATGGTAATGACGGATCCAGAGGACCATAAAGGTTGGAATGTTTGGCCTACCGGTGTATCTAAGGGAGGACAGATGTCTTTGGAAGATGGTAGTCACAAAGTTGACCTACATACAAATAATCTAACGTGGGCTAAAGACCACTGGATGATAAATGACAGTTCTGAGCGTGTGGAAGCGACTTTCTTTGTTAATGCTGGCAATTTGCTTAAACCAGGTGAATATGTGTTCTCTGCGTATGTTGAGGACTTTGTAAATTAA
- a CDS encoding fimbria/pilus periplasmic chaperone → MKYKSSHNFISYNLFLFVFMSLILLPYAHASSMGFNATQHKFSVGTGATRIIYPLSSVKGVSLSVTNPQDYPILVQTQVKGEDKHSPAPFMATPPLFRLDAGMRGRVRVIRTGGNFPEDRESLQWLCLTGIPPKEGDMWDNSHHDKKKETQDVNLDVRLSIGTCMKLLVRPDQLKQKPEDVAGELIWQRNGKQLQVNNPTPFYISFKSVMLAGKNIDLSSAGSDSYVAPFAKRSFSLPVDMAGVPAEVNWQIINDLGGVSQIFKANV, encoded by the coding sequence GTGAAATATAAATCCTCGCACAATTTCATAAGTTATAATTTATTTTTATTTGTTTTTATGTCATTAATTTTATTACCCTATGCGCACGCCAGCAGCATGGGTTTTAATGCAACTCAGCATAAGTTTTCAGTGGGAACAGGTGCGACACGGATTATCTATCCATTATCTTCAGTTAAAGGAGTGTCATTATCAGTAACCAATCCGCAAGATTATCCGATATTGGTACAAACTCAGGTCAAAGGTGAAGATAAACATTCGCCAGCGCCTTTTATGGCGACTCCGCCATTATTTCGCCTGGATGCGGGTATGCGAGGGCGAGTACGCGTAATTCGGACTGGCGGCAACTTCCCCGAGGATCGCGAAAGTTTGCAATGGCTGTGCCTGACCGGCATACCACCGAAAGAGGGCGATATGTGGGATAATAGCCATCATGATAAAAAAAAGGAAACGCAAGATGTTAATCTGGATGTCAGGTTATCTATCGGCACCTGCATGAAATTGTTGGTCAGACCGGATCAACTTAAACAAAAACCCGAAGATGTTGCTGGGGAATTAATTTGGCAGCGTAATGGGAAGCAGTTACAAGTTAATAATCCCACTCCATTTTATATCAGCTTTAAATCTGTAATGTTGGCGGGTAAAAATATCGATTTATCTTCTGCTGGAAGCGATAGTTATGTTGCTCCTTTTGCAAAAAGAAGTTTTTCACTGCCGGTTGATATGGCAGGGGTTCCTGCAGAAGTTAATTGGCAAATCATTAATGATTTGGGTGGCGTGAGTCAGATATTTAAAGCCAACGTTTAA
- a CDS encoding MyfA/PsaA family fimbrial adhesin, with protein sequence MNMKKFVKKPLVIAVLMLASGGVVNMAHADTKLHGQDVVAKKSCQKGGGVWS encoded by the coding sequence ATGAATATGAAAAAATTTGTTAAAAAACCACTGGTAATTGCTGTATTAATGTTGGCTAGTGGTGGTGTGGTAAATATGGCACATGCAGATACTAAACTTCATGGTCAAGATGTCGTTGCAAAAAAAAGCTGTCAAAAAGGGGGGGGTGTTTGGAGTTGA
- the myfC gene encoding fimbrial polyadhesin usher MyfC, with the protein MFFSLKNSVVKLIAFLAVCLIFPVWAGHYSFDPILLNNINANTNADLSLFEQGGQLPGTYLVDIILGGEKVDSTNVAFHSVKSPTGEYSLQSCLTKEQLSRYGVDVDNYPELLPPAKNTGQGEQADQCVNLAAIPQASEEFEFYNMQLVLNIPQVALRPKDETPIERWDDGITAFLLNYMANSSETTYRQNGQQQRSHYIQLYPGFNIGAWRIRNATSWSQSGDTGGKWQSSYIYATRGLYRLKSRITLGESYTPGDFFDSVPFTGVMLGDDANMLPSNQRDFMPVVRGIARSQARVEVRQNGYLIYSTVVSPGPFELTDMLPSHSEGDLHVTVLESNGATQQFTVPYTVPAIALRKGRLRYNLMAGRYRPANVDVETTPIAQTTVAYGLPWNLTAFVGGQWSPHYQATTAGMGVMLGDYGALSSSITQASSEYRQQQPVKGQAWEVRYNKTLQASDTSFSVVNSQYSTADFSTLSDVLQSYRRHDGSRRDWHSNPLRNQTSVVVGQSLGQFGYLNLNWSRQNYRDTPASSSWGVQYSFDIGNLYCSLDWTQNQYRGNQDRLLSLSVSMPLGHEHNTYAAYRMTSSDNSKDHELSLYGHAFDNRLSWNVRQTERYAQFHSGENSGSLGLDWHGSYGDIGGNYYYNPTMRQISANVSGGAVIHRHGLTLGPQINGTAALVEVPGVSGVSTSEDRRLKTDFRGYSIVPSIFPYEEHDILLETTDLPPDAEVTKTDAKVLPTEGAIVRASFSPQIGARALMTITRKSGESIPFGAMASLVNQPANAAIVDEGGKAYLTGLPETGQLLVQWGRDASQQCRVDYQLASAKKDDSGLYMLSGVCH; encoded by the coding sequence ATGTTTTTTTCTTTGAAAAATTCGGTGGTTAAACTTATTGCGTTTCTGGCGGTATGTTTGATATTTCCTGTGTGGGCCGGTCATTACAGCTTTGACCCTATATTGTTAAATAACATCAATGCTAATACCAATGCGGATCTTTCTTTATTTGAACAAGGCGGGCAATTACCGGGGACTTATCTGGTGGATATTATCCTGGGCGGCGAAAAGGTGGATTCCACCAATGTGGCGTTCCATTCGGTAAAGTCACCAACCGGAGAATATTCGCTACAATCTTGTTTAACTAAAGAGCAATTATCCCGCTATGGCGTAGATGTAGATAATTACCCGGAATTATTGCCGCCAGCAAAAAATACCGGGCAGGGTGAACAAGCTGACCAGTGCGTTAATTTGGCGGCTATTCCACAGGCCAGTGAAGAGTTTGAATTTTATAATATGCAGTTGGTGCTGAATATTCCACAAGTGGCATTGCGGCCCAAAGATGAAACGCCAATTGAGCGCTGGGATGACGGTATTACTGCTTTCCTGCTCAATTATATGGCCAATAGCAGTGAAACAACTTATCGCCAAAATGGTCAGCAGCAGCGCTCGCACTATATTCAGCTGTATCCCGGTTTTAATATTGGTGCATGGCGCATTCGTAATGCCACCAGTTGGAGCCAATCCGGTGATACTGGCGGCAAGTGGCAAAGTAGTTATATTTATGCCACGCGTGGTTTATACCGCTTAAAAAGCCGGATCACTTTGGGGGAAAGCTATACTCCCGGTGATTTTTTTGACAGCGTGCCATTCACTGGTGTGATGCTGGGCGATGATGCCAATATGCTGCCGAGTAATCAGCGCGATTTTATGCCAGTAGTACGCGGCATTGCCCGCAGTCAGGCGCGAGTGGAAGTGCGGCAAAATGGCTATCTGATCTACAGCACTGTGGTGTCACCGGGGCCGTTTGAGTTAACTGACATGCTGCCAAGTCACTCAGAGGGTGATTTGCATGTGACAGTGTTGGAAAGTAACGGCGCAACGCAGCAGTTTACCGTGCCTTATACCGTGCCAGCTATCGCGCTGCGCAAGGGGCGTTTGCGCTACAACCTGATGGCGGGGCGCTATCGCCCAGCTAATGTGGATGTGGAAACCACGCCCATCGCACAGACAACAGTGGCCTATGGGTTGCCGTGGAATCTGACCGCCTTTGTCGGCGGGCAATGGTCGCCGCACTATCAGGCCACCACGGCGGGGATGGGGGTGATGCTGGGGGATTATGGTGCGTTGTCATCCAGTATTACCCAAGCCAGCAGTGAATATCGCCAGCAGCAGCCGGTGAAAGGGCAGGCGTGGGAAGTGCGTTATAACAAGACCTTGCAAGCATCGGATACTTCATTTTCAGTGGTCAATAGCCAATACAGCACCGCTGATTTCAGTACGCTATCTGATGTGTTGCAGAGTTATCGGCGTCATGATGGCAGCCGCAGGGATTGGCACTCAAACCCACTGCGCAACCAAACCAGTGTGGTCGTCGGGCAATCCTTAGGTCAGTTTGGCTATCTGAACCTCAATTGGTCACGACAGAATTACCGCGATACGCCGGCGAGCAGTTCCTGGGGCGTTCAATACAGCTTCGATATCGGCAATTTATATTGCTCACTGGATTGGACACAAAATCAGTATCGCGGTAATCAGGATCGCCTGTTGAGTTTGTCGGTCAGTATGCCGCTGGGCCATGAACACAACACCTATGCGGCTTACCGTATGACGTCATCTGATAACAGCAAAGATCACGAACTGAGCTTGTATGGCCATGCTTTCGATAATCGGCTGAGCTGGAATGTGCGCCAGACAGAACGTTATGCTCAATTTCACTCCGGTGAAAACAGCGGTTCACTGGGCCTGGATTGGCACGGTTCTTATGGCGATATTGGCGGGAATTATTACTATAACCCGACGATGCGCCAGATCAGTGCCAATGTGTCCGGCGGGGCAGTTATCCATCGGCACGGGTTGACATTGGGGCCGCAAATCAATGGCACCGCCGCACTGGTTGAAGTGCCGGGGGTGAGCGGAGTCTCCACCAGTGAAGATAGGCGGTTGAAAACGGATTTTCGCGGTTACAGCATCGTGCCGAGCATTTTCCCTTATGAAGAGCATGATATTTTGCTGGAAACCACTGATTTACCACCGGATGCTGAGGTGACAAAAACCGATGCCAAGGTGCTGCCGACCGAAGGGGCGATAGTACGCGCCAGCTTCAGCCCACAAATCGGGGCGCGGGCGCTGATGACCATCACCCGCAAGAGTGGCGAAAGCATTCCGTTTGGCGCGATGGCCAGTTTGGTCAATCAGCCCGCTAATGCGGCGATTGTGGATGAGGGCGGGAAAGCTTATCTGACTGGCTTGCCGGAAACCGGGCAGTTGTTGGTTCAGTGGGGTAGGGATGCCAGCCAACAGTGCCGGGTAGATTACCAGCTTGCGAGCGCGAAAAAAGATGACTCTGGGCTATATATGCTCAGTGGAGTGTGTCATTAA
- the myfF gene encoding fimbrial polyadhesin regulatory protein MyfF — translation MKIKSVVIISIFSIITLLLIYSYKHLCYYSEMKYGSNTEHIDIKVSGLKFDILHYIIDKDSRLVLSEEMSGISLRKPGGGYIFFPLHSYQSAPNGQPKGSLKSLGSVLSVCIYEVDNQKKNIVSFFNGDRGFIEINGETIHLSSLLLGLQGKHTHASYLSVNE, via the coding sequence ATGAAAATCAAATCTGTGGTTATTATATCTATTTTCTCCATTATTACTTTATTATTAATCTACAGTTACAAACACTTATGTTATTACTCAGAGATGAAATATGGTAGTAACACTGAGCATATTGATATTAAGGTCAGTGGGCTAAAATTTGACATTTTGCACTATATTATTGATAAGGATTCACGGCTGGTCCTGTCAGAAGAGATGTCCGGTATTAGCTTACGGAAACCGGGTGGGGGATATATTTTTTTCCCGCTGCACTCATATCAATCAGCCCCGAATGGCCAGCCTAAGGGATCACTCAAGTCATTAGGCTCAGTGTTATCGGTTTGTATTTATGAAGTGGACAATCAGAAAAAGAATATTGTCAGTTTCTTTAATGGCGATCGCGGGTTTATTGAAATAAACGGTGAAACTATACATTTGTCCTCGTTATTATTGGGTTTGCAAGGTAAACATACTCATGCTTCTTATCTCAGTGTGAATGAATAA